A region from the Flavobacterium enshiense genome encodes:
- a CDS encoding pyridoxal phosphate-dependent aminotransferase, with protein sequence MPKISLKGQQMPESPIRKLVPYAEIAKKKGHKVYHLNIGQPDIKTPEVALNAVKNADITVLEYSHSAGFESYRTKLAAYYQKQNLPINTEDIIITTGGSEALLFAMGSTMDQGDEIIIPEPFYANYNGFSTASGVNVVPVISTIDTGFALPPIADFEKLITPKTKAILICNPGNPTGYLYSKEEIMQLAELVKKHDLFLIADEVYREFAYDGYTHHSVMNVPGLEEHAIMIDSVSKRFSMCGARIGCIVSKNKEVMATAMKFAQARLSPPTYAQIASEAALDTPQSYFDDVITEYKDRRDTLIAELNKIEGVKVATPKGAFYCIAKLPIKNADDFAQWLLESYDFNGETVMVAPAAGFYSTKGVGLDEVRIAYVLKKEDLIKSVQILNEALKVYNN encoded by the coding sequence ATGCCTAAAATATCATTAAAAGGCCAGCAAATGCCTGAATCACCAATTCGTAAATTGGTTCCTTACGCAGAAATTGCGAAAAAAAAAGGTCATAAAGTATACCATTTGAATATCGGACAACCCGATATCAAAACTCCGGAAGTAGCTTTAAATGCTGTTAAAAATGCAGACATCACTGTTTTGGAATACAGCCATTCAGCAGGTTTTGAAAGTTACAGAACAAAACTTGCCGCCTATTACCAAAAACAAAATTTACCTATAAACACAGAAGATATTATCATCACAACCGGTGGATCCGAAGCATTGCTTTTTGCAATGGGAAGCACTATGGATCAAGGTGATGAAATCATTATACCGGAACCATTCTATGCAAATTATAATGGTTTCTCAACTGCATCAGGTGTAAATGTAGTCCCTGTTATTTCAACTATCGATACAGGTTTTGCCTTACCTCCTATCGCTGATTTTGAAAAACTGATCACTCCAAAAACAAAAGCGATTTTAATTTGTAACCCTGGTAACCCAACAGGATACTTATACTCGAAAGAAGAAATTATGCAGTTGGCCGAACTGGTTAAAAAACATGATTTATTCCTAATTGCTGATGAAGTATACCGCGAGTTTGCTTACGACGGATACACTCATCATTCCGTAATGAACGTTCCGGGATTAGAAGAGCACGCTATCATGATTGACTCGGTTTCAAAGCGTTTCAGCATGTGCGGAGCCCGAATCGGATGTATTGTTTCCAAAAACAAAGAAGTAATGGCTACGGCTATGAAATTTGCTCAAGCGAGATTAAGCCCTCCTACCTATGCGCAAATTGCGAGTGAAGCTGCCTTAGATACTCCACAAAGCTATTTCGATGATGTTATCACTGAATACAAAGACCGTCGTGATACTTTAATTGCCGAGTTAAACAAAATTGAAGGTGTAAAAGTTGCTACTCCAAAAGGTGCCTTTTACTGTATCGCAAAATTACCTATTAAAAACGCGGATGATTTTGCACAGTGGTTATTGGAATCATACGACTTCAACGGAGAAACGGTTATGGTTGCTCCGGCTGCCGGTTTCTACTCCACAAAAGGAGTTGGATTGGACGAAGTGCGAATCGCTTATGTTCTTAAAAAAGAGGATTTAATAAAATCCGTTCAGATACTAAACGAAGCATTAAAAGTTTACAACAACTAA
- a CDS encoding PDZ domain-containing protein, which translates to MRAIVFVFFLMLFKSVSGQNGFQFDSDKDMIVIPFTFVDNLIIMPVEINGTKLNMLLDSGSEPSIIFSFPENDTIQLYNTKKIKISGLGNEELAEGIFSDKNTANVSGYINKQFDLLVILDENLNFSSRIGIPVNGVLGYSFFKNNVIEIDYQKKKVTIYKDRKILEKSRVKSFTQLPINVVNDRAYLNVKAKLDGKEFDLKLLVDTGLGDGLWLFENGEIKSNSNYFEDVLGEGIGGTVFGKKSRLEELEFAKFKFKSPLVSYPDTASYKQLQLVTSRNGSLGGAMLKRFTMIMDYSGGQLYLKKSSYYDDAFNYNMSGIEVQHEGIEWVKEGMIRNSKPNNTLNVNDIVFDNSHLKYKFALKPVYTIASVRKDSPAEVAGLKIGDKILKINGKNVSNLSKQKIDNMLHEEDGKKIEMEIERKGVKKEMKFKLKKIL; encoded by the coding sequence ATGCGAGCGATTGTTTTTGTCTTTTTTCTGATGCTCTTTAAGAGTGTTTCCGGACAAAATGGTTTTCAGTTTGACTCCGATAAGGATATGATTGTCATTCCCTTCACTTTTGTTGACAACTTAATAATTATGCCCGTAGAGATCAACGGTACTAAATTAAACATGCTTTTGGACTCTGGTTCAGAACCATCCATAATATTTAGTTTTCCCGAAAATGACACCATTCAACTCTATAATACCAAAAAAATAAAAATTTCCGGACTGGGTAATGAGGAATTGGCTGAAGGAATTTTTTCTGATAAGAATACCGCGAATGTCAGCGGTTATATTAATAAACAATTTGATCTGCTTGTGATTTTGGATGAAAACCTTAATTTTTCATCTCGGATCGGGATTCCGGTTAATGGAGTCCTGGGGTATTCTTTCTTTAAAAATAATGTGATTGAGATTGATTATCAGAAAAAAAAAGTAACCATTTATAAGGACAGAAAAATTCTTGAGAAAAGCAGGGTTAAATCGTTTACCCAATTGCCTATAAATGTAGTTAATGACAGGGCTTACCTTAATGTTAAGGCTAAGCTGGATGGTAAAGAATTTGATTTAAAACTGTTGGTTGATACTGGATTAGGCGATGGACTTTGGTTGTTTGAGAATGGTGAAATTAAGTCTAACAGTAATTATTTTGAAGATGTTTTGGGGGAAGGTATCGGAGGTACTGTATTTGGGAAAAAATCTAGATTGGAAGAGCTTGAGTTTGCGAAATTTAAGTTTAAATCGCCTTTGGTTTCTTATCCTGATACCGCGTCTTACAAACAGCTTCAATTGGTTACCAGCAGAAACGGTTCTTTGGGAGGAGCTATGCTTAAGCGATTTACTATGATAATGGACTATTCCGGCGGCCAACTTTATTTAAAGAAAAGTAGTTATTATGACGATGCGTTTAATTATAATATGAGTGGAATCGAAGTACAACACGAGGGTATAGAATGGGTGAAAGAGGGAATGATAAGAAATTCAAAACCAAATAACACATTGAATGTAAATGATATAGTATTTGATAACAGCCACCTGAAATACAAATTTGCCTTAAAACCGGTTTACACGATTGCCTCCGTTCGTAAAGACTCTCCCGCAGAAGTGGCTGGTTTAAAGATAGGAGATAAGATTTTAAAAATCAATGGAAAGAATGTCAGTAACCTCTCCAAACAAAAAATCGACAATATGCTGCATGAAGAAGATGGTAAAAAGATAGAAATGGAAATCGAACGGAAAGGAGTTAAAAAGGAAATGAAGTTCAAACTCAAAAAGATACTATAA
- a CDS encoding DUF1573 domain-containing protein → MKKLLGLVAVLAFSVASYAQQGPKIEFKAKDNTIDYGTVTRDSDNGVRTFEFTNTGDAPLIITNVQSTCGCTVPTKPTEPIMPGKTGKIDVKYNMNPGKISKTITVESNAVNYEGGKVALRIKGEVIVKEEKNVLQKEKVGPQS, encoded by the coding sequence ATGAAAAAATTATTAGGATTAGTTGCAGTTTTAGCGTTTAGCGTTGCGTCTTATGCTCAACAAGGACCTAAAATCGAATTCAAAGCAAAAGACAACACAATTGATTACGGAACCGTTACCAGAGATTCTGACAACGGGGTACGGACTTTCGAGTTTACGAACACAGGCGATGCTCCATTGATTATCACTAATGTGCAATCTACTTGTGGATGTACTGTCCCTACTAAACCAACTGAACCGATTATGCCTGGAAAAACAGGAAAAATCGATGTAAAATACAACATGAATCCTGGTAAAATCTCTAAAACAATTACCGTGGAATCCAATGCTGTAAATTACGAAGGCGGTAAAGTAGCCCTTAGAATTAAGGGAGAAGTGATTGTAAAAGAAGAGAAAAATGTTCTTCAGAAAGAAAAAGTTGGTCCGCAATCATAA
- a CDS encoding valine--tRNA ligase: protein MTIPAQFEAKAAEQKWYDYWMKNNYFHSKPDHRTPYTIVIPPPNVTGVLHMGHMLNNTIQDVLIRRARLKGFNACWVPGTDHASIATEAKVVAKLKAEGINKNDLTREEFLKHAWEWTEKYGGTILEQLKQLGCSCDWDRTKFTMDPDMSASVIRSFVDLYNKGLIYRGYRMVNWDPEAKTTLSDEEVIYEERQGKLYHLKYQIEGSSEFVTIATTRPETILGDTAICIHPEDERYQHLKGKKAIVPICNRVIPIIFDEYVDMEFGTGCLKVTPAHDVNDKELGVKHNLEIIDIFNEDATLNSFGLHYAGKDRFVVREEISKELEAIGALAKTETHLNKVGTSERTKAVIEPRLSDQWFLRMEDLVKPAIKAVLETDEVKLYPSRFNNTYRHWMENIRDWNISRQLWWGQQIPAYFYGEGKEDFVVAETPEAALELAKQKTGNASLQASDLKQDADALDTWFSSWLWPMAVFGGIMNPDNEDFKYYYPTNDLVTGPDILFFWVARMIIAGYEYADAKPFNNVYLTGLVRDKQGRKMSKSLGNSPEPLGLIEKFGADGVRCGLLLSASAGNDILFDEELCNQGKAFANKIWNAFRLIKGWEVADIAQPESSKVAIEWYEAKLQKTLAEIEDNFSKYRISDALMATYKLVWDDFCSWFLEMIKPGYQQPIDQTTFDKAIEMLETNLKLLHPFMPFLTEEIWHHIAERTPEQALIVAEWPNVTSANEALISDFDFATEVISGVRTIRKDKNIPFKDAIELKVVNNEKVSVFFDSVIMKLGNVSALDYVSEKVDGALSYRVKSNEYFIPITGNVDIDAEIGKLTEELNYIKGFLKSVQAKLSNEKFVAGAPEKVIEMERKKEADALAKITTLEQSLACLK, encoded by the coding sequence ATGACAATTCCGGCGCAATTTGAAGCGAAAGCAGCAGAGCAAAAGTGGTACGATTACTGGATGAAAAACAATTATTTTCATTCCAAACCAGACCACAGAACACCTTACACAATTGTAATTCCGCCACCAAACGTCACCGGAGTATTGCACATGGGACACATGCTTAACAACACGATTCAGGATGTGTTGATTCGTCGTGCCCGATTGAAAGGTTTCAACGCTTGTTGGGTACCGGGAACGGATCACGCCTCTATCGCTACGGAAGCAAAAGTGGTTGCTAAATTAAAAGCGGAAGGAATCAATAAAAATGATTTGACCCGTGAAGAATTCTTAAAGCACGCTTGGGAGTGGACCGAAAAATACGGTGGAACTATTCTGGAGCAGTTAAAACAATTAGGTTGTTCTTGTGACTGGGACAGAACGAAGTTTACCATGGATCCTGATATGTCGGCGTCCGTAATCCGTTCGTTCGTTGATTTGTATAATAAAGGTTTGATCTACAGAGGATACCGAATGGTAAACTGGGATCCGGAAGCAAAAACAACGTTGTCTGATGAAGAAGTAATTTACGAAGAAAGACAAGGTAAATTATACCATTTAAAATATCAGATTGAAGGAAGCAGCGAATTTGTAACGATTGCAACAACGCGTCCGGAAACTATTTTGGGAGATACTGCCATCTGTATCCATCCGGAAGATGAGCGTTACCAGCATCTGAAAGGTAAAAAAGCAATTGTTCCTATCTGTAACCGAGTAATTCCAATCATTTTTGATGAGTACGTGGATATGGAATTCGGAACCGGATGTCTGAAAGTTACTCCTGCTCATGATGTAAACGATAAAGAATTGGGTGTTAAGCACAATTTGGAAATCATCGATATTTTCAATGAAGACGCTACATTAAACAGTTTCGGATTGCATTATGCAGGAAAAGACCGTTTCGTGGTTCGTGAAGAAATTTCCAAAGAATTGGAAGCTATTGGCGCTTTAGCAAAAACAGAAACACATTTAAATAAAGTAGGGACTTCCGAAAGAACCAAAGCAGTAATCGAGCCAAGATTATCCGACCAATGGTTCCTGAGAATGGAAGATTTGGTAAAACCTGCCATCAAAGCGGTTTTGGAAACAGACGAAGTGAAATTATATCCTTCCCGTTTCAATAATACATACCGTCATTGGATGGAAAACATCCGTGATTGGAACATTTCCCGTCAGTTATGGTGGGGTCAGCAAATTCCGGCCTATTTCTACGGAGAAGGGAAAGAGGATTTCGTAGTGGCAGAAACTCCGGAAGCGGCATTGGAATTGGCAAAACAAAAAACAGGAAACGCTTCGTTACAGGCTTCCGATTTAAAACAGGATGCCGATGCATTAGATACATGGTTCTCATCATGGTTATGGCCAATGGCTGTTTTCGGCGGAATCATGAATCCGGACAACGAAGATTTCAAATATTATTATCCGACAAACGACTTGGTAACCGGTCCGGACATTTTGTTCTTCTGGGTAGCCCGTATGATTATTGCAGGTTACGAATATGCAGATGCTAAACCGTTCAATAATGTTTATCTGACTGGTTTGGTTCGCGATAAACAAGGTCGTAAAATGTCGAAATCCCTTGGGAATTCACCTGAACCTCTTGGACTGATTGAGAAATTCGGTGCCGATGGTGTTCGTTGCGGATTATTGTTAAGCGCTTCGGCAGGAAATGATATTTTGTTTGATGAAGAATTGTGTAATCAGGGAAAAGCTTTCGCGAATAAAATCTGGAATGCTTTCCGTTTGATTAAAGGGTGGGAGGTAGCTGATATCGCTCAGCCGGAATCGTCTAAAGTAGCTATCGAATGGTACGAAGCGAAATTGCAGAAAACGTTGGCGGAAATCGAAGATAACTTCTCGAAATACAGAATTTCAGATGCCTTGATGGCAACCTATAAATTGGTTTGGGATGATTTCTGTTCCTGGTTCCTTGAAATGATTAAACCGGGTTACCAACAACCAATTGACCAAACAACTTTCGATAAAGCGATTGAAATGTTGGAAACGAATTTAAAATTACTGCACCCATTTATGCCGTTCTTGACAGAGGAAATCTGGCATCACATCGCTGAAAGAACTCCGGAGCAGGCGTTGATTGTTGCTGAATGGCCAAATGTGACTTCAGCAAATGAAGCATTGATTTCTGATTTCGATTTTGCTACAGAAGTAATTTCAGGTGTTAGAACCATCCGCAAAGACAAAAACATTCCATTCAAGGATGCTATCGAGCTGAAAGTGGTTAACAATGAAAAAGTATCAGTATTCTTTGATTCGGTAATTATGAAATTAGGAAACGTTTCTGCTTTGGATTATGTGTCTGAAAAAGTAGATGGGGCTTTGTCTTACCGCGTGAAATCAAACGAGTATTTTATCCCAATTACAGGTAATGTCGATATCGATGCCGAAATTGGTAAACTGACTGAAGAACTAAATTACATAAAAGGTTTTTTGAAGTCGGTTCAAGCGAAATTGTCCAATGAGAAATTCGTTGCTGGCGCACCTGAGAAAGTAATCGAAATGGAGCGCAAAAAAGAAGCTGATGCTTTGGCAAAGATCACTACATTAGAGCAGAGTCTTGCATGTTTAAAATAA